The Solirubrobacter pauli sequence CCTACCGCTTCCGCTTCGACGAGCCCCAGCGCTGGCTGACCTTCTACACGCCGGGCGAGATCGAGACGCCGAACCGCTACCGCAACCGCTACGGCCAGCTGCTCGAGCACGCGCCCTTCTCGCAGCGTGACTTCCACCCGCCGGCGGAGCTCGTCACGCACCGCTCGCGGGACGAGCACCACGTCAAGGTCCGCGTCCGCGGCGGCTACCAGGACTACGTGCTCGACTACCACCCGCTCGACGTGGTCGGCTGGGACGGCTACGTGTACCCGTACACGTTCAACATCCACGACTTCGAGCCCAAGGCCGGCCGCCTGCACCAGCCGCCGCCCGCCCACCAGACCTTCCAGGGCCCGAACTTCGTGATCTGCTCGTTCTGCCCGCGGATGCTCGACTGGGACCCGATGGCGATCGCGCTGCCGTACCACCACTCGAACGTCCAGAGCGAGGAGGTCATGTACTACGTCGACGGCGACTACGCCGCGCGCAAGGGCGTGGAGATCGGCTCGTTCACGCTGCACCCCAGCGGCCTGCCGCACGGCCCCCAGCCCGGGACGGTCGAGAAGACGCTGGGCATCAAGGAGACGTCCGAGCTGGCCGTCATGTGCGATACGTTCCGGCCCTTGAAGCTGACGACGCTCGCGCGCGACCTCGACGACCCCAGCTACGCGTACTCCTGGTACGAGGACCCCGTTGCCGGCTAGGAGCTTCCGCTGGCAGGACGGCGAGCGGCTGATCGTCTTCGGCGAAGGCGCGGCCGCGCACGCCGTCGAGACGCTCGGCGGTCCCGGCTACACGCTGCTGACGACCGAGCGGGCGAAGGAGGCCGCGCCCGGCGTCGTGACCGCCGCCGGCGAGGTCCACATCGTGCCCGCGGGTCATGTCGACGACCTCGCCGCGTCGCTGCTCGACGTCGTCGGCGGCGACCGGATCGTCGCGCTGGGCGGCGGGCGCGTGGTCGACGTGGCCAAGGCGATCGTCGCCGCGCAGGCCGCGGGCGCGGGCGGAGACGCCGTGAGCGCCAGCGGCGCCTACCCGGGCACGCCCGGGGCGGGCCGGGCGGCCGCTGACCACCGGGCGTTCGCCGGGCCGCCGCGGGCGCTGGCCGTGCCGACCACGCTGTCGGGCGCGGAGATGACCCGGATCCACCGGCACGCCGACGGCGTCGCCGAGTCGACCCCGCGCGTGCGCCCGGCCGTCGTGATCATCGACCCCGCGCTCGCGGCCTCGCAGCCGGTCGAGGCGCTGGCGGCGAGCTCGCTGAACGCGCTCGGCCACGCGGTCGAGGCGCCGTGCGTCACCGGTGCCAACCCGGTCGCGACCCTCGCCGCGCACGAGGCCGCGCGCCTCCTCGCGGCGGGCTGGCAGGGCGCCGAGCCCGACCGCGAGACGCTCGCGCTCGGCTCGCTGCTCGCGGGGTACGCCCTGGACAACTCCGCGCTGGCGCTCCACCACGTGCTCGCGCAGACGCTCGTCCGCGTCGCCGGTCTCGCCCACGGCCCGGCGAACGCCGCGATGCTGCCAGTGACGATCGGCGCCCTCGCCGCCCGCACGCCGGAGGCGATCGAGGCGCTGAACGCCGCCGTCGGCGAGGACGTGGCCGAGGTCGCGCTGCGCATCCGCGCCCGCTCCGGCGCGGGCGGCCTGCGGGATCTCGGCGTGGACCCGGACGTCCTGCGCGGCTGCGCGGACGCCGCGGCCGCCCGTCCCCAGCTCAAGCTCACACCTCCGCCCGCCGACCGCGACGAGATCCTGTCGCTGTACGAACGCGCGCTCTAGCGGGCGACCTGACCGAAAGTCCGCATATACCGGAAAGTGGGGTTTAGAAACCCCGTCAACGGTCGATGACATGAGCAACATGCACGTTCCCGGAGATGCGAACGCTTGGGCGTGGCCGCCCGTCGGAGACGTCGAGGAGCCCGCGCGCACACCGCTGTGGCTGATTCGCACGCTCGCCACCGCGCTCGCCGCCGAGGACCAGCCGAGCATCGAGCACCGCCGGCACGTCGCGCGCCAGATCGCGCGCACCGCCGAGGAGCTCGAGCGCTCCCTCGCCGACGCGAGCTAGCCTCCCGCCGGATTCCAGCCGCACCGGGCGCCCAGTGGGCGCCCTTTTTCGTGCCCGTACAACGACGAACGGCGCCCGACTCGACCCCCGAAGGGATCGGTCGGACGCCGTCGGCGCCGCGGTTCGGGGTGGAGCTAGCCGCGCGCGAAGGTCGCGGACGGGCTCCAGGTCGTGCCGTTCCAGACGCGCGACTTGCCGTCGTAGCTGACGACGACGCAGTACGTCGGCGAGCCGCAGTCGATGGCCGCGGACTTCTGCGCGACGTCGGACGTCTTCGTCCAGGTCGCGCCGTTCCAGGTCCAGAGCGGCGCGTCGGTCGCACCGGCGCCGCCGGCGACGCAGATGTCACCCGCGACCGAGCACCCGACCGGGTCGATGTACAGCGTGGTGCCACCGCTGGTCACGTTGACCGGCGTGAACGCCGTGCCGTTGTACTGGCTCGTGCCGTAGCCCGAGTAGCCGGCGAAGCAGTTCGTGGTCGAGGTGCAGGCCAGCGAGTTGCCCGGGTGCGGCTGGTCGGCGAGGACGGTGACCGTCGTGCCGTCGAACCGCCCGGCCTTCGGGTTGCCGATCATCACGCAGCTGTTGACCGCGGGGCAGTTGATCCGCGACCAGCCGCGGGTGCCGCTGCTGGCGTACGGCGCCGACCAGGCGGTTCCGTCCCACTTCCACAGGCGCGGGACGGTGTCGTCCTGGACGTTGTCGTACAGCGCGCCGGCGGCGACGCAGAACGTCTGGGAGGCGCACGAGATGTCCCACACCTCGTAGGCCGGGACGTCCGGGATCGCCGTCCACGCCGTGCCGTCCCACGTGGCGACCTTGCCGTTGTGGTTGCCGGTCATGCACCACGTCTCCGACACGCAGGTCACCGGGACGAAGTACATGGTCGTCGCCGGCAGGCCGGAGGCGACCGCGTTGCTCCACTCACCCGAGGCGCTGCGCGTGTACGAGTTGTTCTTGCTGTCGACCGCCATGCACCACGTCGTGGTCGGGCAGTCGAGGTCGCGCGCCGGCAGCGGCGCGCCGTAGACCTGCAGCGTGAGCTGCTTGGTCGCGACCGCGCTGTCGGCCGACACGACCTTGACCGTGAAGGTCGCGGTGCCGGTCGTCGTCGGCGTGCCGGTGATCTCGCCGGTGGAGGCGCCGAGCGTCAGGCCGGTCGGGAGCGTGCCGCTGTCGATGCTCCACGTGTACGGGCCCGTGCCGCCCAGCGTCGCCAGCGTGGTGCTGTACGCGGTGTTCTGGTCGGCGCCCGGGAGCGTCGCGGACGTGGAGATCGTCATGCCGGGCGGCTCGAGCTCCAGCGCGACGGTGCGCTCGGCGCTGACGTTCCGTGAATCTGTGACCTTCAGCTTGACGTTGAAGGTTCCGGTGACGGTCGGCGTGCCGGTGAGCTTGTTGCCCGCGACGGACAGGCCGGTCGGCAGCGTCGACGGATCGGCCGACCACTGGTACGGCGCGCGGCCGCCGAACGCGGTCAGCGCCTGGTCGTAGGCCACGCCGTTCATGCCCTGCGGCAACGAGCCGGTCGTCACCGTGAGCGCGTCGAGGTCGATGATCGTCAGCGCGACGTCGGCGGTCTTGGTACGACCGTCGGCGTCCTTGACCGTCACCGCGAGCGGCGCCGTCGACGGGCCGGTCGGCGTGCCGGAGACCACGCCCGCGGCGCTGACCGCCAGGCCGGCCGGGACGTTGGTGGCGCTCCACGTGTAGGTGCCGCGGCCGCCGGACGCCGACAGCGTCTGCGAGTAGGCGACGTCGGCCTTGCCCTGCGGCAGGGTCGTGGTGCCGATCGCGAGCGGCGCCGGGTCGACCGCGACGGTGAACGCGCGCGTCGCCT is a genomic window containing:
- a CDS encoding iron-containing alcohol dehydrogenase; the encoded protein is MPARSFRWQDGERLIVFGEGAAAHAVETLGGPGYTLLTTERAKEAAPGVVTAAGEVHIVPAGHVDDLAASLLDVVGGDRIVALGGGRVVDVAKAIVAAQAAGAGGDAVSASGAYPGTPGAGRAAADHRAFAGPPRALAVPTTLSGAEMTRIHRHADGVAESTPRVRPAVVIIDPALAASQPVEALAASSLNALGHAVEAPCVTGANPVATLAAHEAARLLAAGWQGAEPDRETLALGSLLAGYALDNSALALHHVLAQTLVRVAGLAHGPANAAMLPVTIGALAARTPEAIEALNAAVGEDVAEVALRIRARSGAGGLRDLGVDPDVLRGCADAAAARPQLKLTPPPADRDEILSLYERAL
- a CDS encoding homogentisate 1,2-dioxygenase, whose amino-acid sequence is MRYHSLGRIPAKRHVQFRDPDSSANGNAPLLVEEVMGFEGFSGNESILYHLFSPCRVKEVGAFTPIVLEEWVPETHVHRLTHTMEMAPSGDAVLGRRVLQYNGDVEIGICVPEREADYFYRDGEGDEVIFVHEGSGVVETIFGSLEYRKHDYVVLPRGTTYRFRFDEPQRWLTFYTPGEIETPNRYRNRYGQLLEHAPFSQRDFHPPAELVTHRSRDEHHVKVRVRGGYQDYVLDYHPLDVVGWDGYVYPYTFNIHDFEPKAGRLHQPPPAHQTFQGPNFVICSFCPRMLDWDPMAIALPYHHSNVQSEEVMYYVDGDYAARKGVEIGSFTLHPSGLPHGPQPGTVEKTLGIKETSELAVMCDTFRPLKLTTLARDLDDPSYAYSWYEDPVAG